A portion of the Liberibacter crescens BT-1 genome contains these proteins:
- a CDS encoding aspartate kinase, which yields MARIVMKFGGTSVLDMERIRNVSLHVKREVDLGNKVAVVVSAMGGKTDELVSLCHQASSSYDACEYDVVISSGEQVTSGLLAIILQSIGIDARSWQGWQIPILTDSVHGSARILDIDSSEIIEQIEKGKVAVIAGFQGLSIDRRISTLGRGGSDTSAVALAAALKADRCDIYTDVDGIYTTDPRIDPKAKLMKRISFEEMLEMASLGAKVLQVRSVELAMLHKVRICVCSSFKKVDEVYKNDVQDFPGTLICSEEEIMEHEVITGIAYTKDEAQISLRRLLDRPGVSASIFSPLAKANINVDMIVQNISEDGKHTDMTFTTPSSSLEKALEVLKNNKDTIGYDIIQYEFGLVKISVIGVGMRSHAGVAAAFFLCLAEKGINIKAITTSEIKISVLIDSVYTELAVRALHSCYGLDVE from the coding sequence ATGGCGCGTATCGTGATGAAATTTGGTGGTACATCTGTATTGGACATGGAGCGTATTCGTAATGTATCCTTACATGTAAAGCGTGAAGTAGATTTAGGGAATAAAGTTGCAGTTGTTGTTTCAGCTATGGGTGGGAAAACTGATGAGTTGGTTTCTTTATGTCATCAAGCTTCATCTTCGTATGATGCTTGTGAATATGATGTAGTTATTTCTTCAGGAGAACAAGTAACTTCTGGACTTCTTGCAATTATTCTGCAGTCAATAGGTATTGATGCTCGTTCGTGGCAAGGTTGGCAAATACCTATTCTTACAGATAGTGTACATGGATCAGCGCGTATTTTAGATATTGATAGTTCAGAAATTATAGAGCAAATTGAAAAAGGTAAAGTTGCTGTTATTGCAGGATTCCAAGGGCTTAGCATTGATAGACGTATTTCTACACTTGGTCGAGGAGGATCTGATACTTCTGCAGTAGCATTGGCGGCTGCTTTAAAGGCAGATCGCTGTGATATCTATACTGATGTTGATGGTATTTATACAACTGATCCACGTATAGATCCAAAAGCCAAGCTTATGAAGCGGATTTCATTTGAAGAAATGTTGGAAATGGCTTCGCTTGGAGCCAAGGTATTACAGGTACGTTCAGTGGAATTGGCGATGCTTCATAAAGTACGTATTTGTGTATGTTCAAGCTTTAAAAAAGTTGATGAGGTCTATAAAAATGATGTGCAGGATTTTCCTGGAACACTCATTTGTAGTGAGGAAGAAATAATGGAGCATGAAGTTATTACTGGTATTGCTTATACTAAAGATGAAGCGCAAATTTCTTTAAGGCGTCTTTTAGATCGACCAGGAGTTTCGGCTTCTATTTTTAGTCCTCTTGCAAAAGCTAATATTAATGTTGATATGATTGTGCAGAATATTTCTGAAGATGGCAAACACACAGATATGACGTTTACTACTCCCTCATCAAGTTTAGAAAAAGCTCTTGAAGTTCTTAAAAATAATAAGGATACTATTGGATATGATATTATTCAGTATGAATTCGGTCTTGTGAAGATTTCTGTTATAGGAGTTGGAATGCGTAGTCATGCAGGGGTTGCAGCTGCTTTTTTTCTTTGTCTTGCGGAGAAAGGAATAAACATTAAGGCAATTACTACATCTGAAATTAAAATTTCTGTTCTCATTGATAGTGTTTATACTGAATTAGCTGTAAGAGCTTTGCATTCTTGTTATGGTTTGGATGTCGAATAA
- the ptsP gene encoding phosphoenolpyruvate--protein phosphotransferase translates to MKKLHVEHRDVLKRLRALIVEPLDYQERLNRLVKQIAEDMAFHVCSIYVLSPDGLLELYATEGLNKDAVHKCKLKIGQGLVGNVAAFARSLNTSDGQSHSSFFYLPETGEEMFHGFLGVPILRVGRLHGVLVVQDKDERIYNDDEVEIIETIAMVLAEMIAVHEREVDKSIEQKSLHSVSIDGSPYNGGIGFGNVLLHNPRVFVRNLLNEDPEKEVSRLGQAIGNLRISIDRMLLRGDMLREGEHRDVLESYRMFANDQGWLKKIEEAIRNGLTAEAAVEKVNNDYKVRIMRFNDLHNKERIYDFEDLANRLLRHLIRDDNHSSNSPVPSNAIIFARSMGVAELLDYPNSQIKGLVLEEGTITSHVVIVARAMGIPVVGQVKSAVALAENGDSVIVDGDEGRVYLRPLNAHQHDYVEKVHLQVQLREQLQQLRDVVPITKDGKRITLLINAGLLLDMPHLIESGAEGVGLFRTELQFMLASNLPRVNEQEVFYRSVIRQAKGKKVTFRTLDIGDDKVVPYFHLRKESNPALGWRAIRLTLDRSVLLRTQFRALLRASSGNELRIIIPMVTEVSELRSVREFLRREINNLSKFGYELPVKLQFGAMIEVPVLLWQLDELMTEVDFVSVGSNDLFQFSMAVDRNNPRISERFDFLGRPFLRILRDIVQAGVRNNTHVNLCGEMAGKPICAMALIGIGFRSISMSPASINLVKAMLLNLDVCKLEKLLENELNDQYHSTNMRDILSRFAMNENIPL, encoded by the coding sequence ATAAAAAAACTACATGTAGAACATAGGGATGTTCTTAAGCGACTTCGTGCTCTAATAGTTGAACCTCTTGATTATCAAGAGCGCCTGAATAGGCTTGTTAAGCAGATTGCTGAAGATATGGCATTCCACGTATGTTCGATATATGTATTGTCTCCGGATGGTCTTCTTGAGTTATATGCTACAGAAGGACTTAATAAAGATGCTGTTCATAAATGTAAACTGAAAATAGGTCAGGGACTTGTCGGCAATGTAGCTGCTTTTGCACGTTCTCTTAATACTTCTGATGGTCAATCTCATTCTTCTTTTTTCTATTTACCTGAAACGGGAGAAGAAATGTTTCATGGTTTTTTAGGTGTACCTATTTTGCGTGTTGGGCGATTACACGGGGTTCTCGTTGTCCAGGATAAAGATGAACGTATATATAATGACGATGAAGTTGAGATCATTGAAACCATTGCAATGGTATTAGCTGAAATGATTGCTGTACATGAACGTGAGGTAGACAAGTCAATTGAACAAAAATCTTTGCATTCAGTTTCTATAGACGGAAGCCCTTATAATGGAGGAATTGGTTTCGGTAATGTTTTATTACACAATCCAAGGGTTTTTGTACGTAACCTTCTTAATGAAGATCCAGAAAAAGAGGTCTCTCGGCTTGGGCAGGCTATAGGTAATTTACGTATTTCTATAGATCGCATGCTTTTACGAGGTGATATGTTAAGGGAAGGAGAGCATCGCGATGTTCTTGAAAGTTATCGCATGTTTGCGAATGATCAGGGGTGGCTAAAAAAGATAGAGGAAGCTATTCGCAATGGCTTAACAGCAGAGGCGGCAGTTGAAAAAGTTAATAATGATTATAAAGTTCGTATAATGCGATTTAATGATCTTCATAATAAGGAACGTATTTATGATTTTGAAGATTTAGCGAATCGCTTATTACGTCATTTGATAAGAGATGATAATCATTCTTCTAATAGTCCTGTACCTTCGAATGCTATAATTTTTGCGCGTTCAATGGGTGTTGCTGAGCTTCTTGATTATCCTAATTCTCAGATTAAAGGTCTCGTTCTTGAAGAAGGTACGATTACAAGTCATGTTGTTATTGTTGCTCGTGCTATGGGTATTCCAGTGGTAGGGCAAGTAAAGAGTGCGGTAGCACTTGCTGAAAATGGCGATTCTGTAATCGTTGATGGTGATGAAGGGCGTGTTTACTTGCGTCCTTTAAATGCGCATCAACATGATTATGTTGAAAAAGTACATCTCCAAGTTCAACTTCGGGAGCAATTACAGCAATTAAGAGATGTGGTACCAATTACAAAAGATGGCAAGCGTATTACATTATTAATAAATGCCGGTTTATTATTAGATATGCCGCATCTTATTGAATCAGGTGCAGAAGGTGTAGGTTTATTTCGTACAGAATTACAGTTTATGCTTGCATCTAATTTACCAAGAGTAAACGAACAAGAAGTATTTTATCGTAGCGTGATCCGTCAAGCTAAAGGGAAGAAAGTTACTTTTCGTACGTTAGATATTGGAGATGATAAGGTTGTTCCTTATTTCCACTTAAGAAAAGAAAGTAATCCGGCTCTTGGCTGGAGAGCTATTCGATTAACTCTTGATAGGTCTGTATTGTTGCGTACTCAATTTCGAGCGCTTTTAAGGGCTTCTTCAGGGAATGAATTAAGAATCATAATCCCTATGGTTACAGAAGTTTCTGAGTTGCGTTCTGTTCGTGAATTTTTGCGTAGAGAAATAAATAATCTTTCAAAATTTGGTTATGAATTACCAGTTAAATTACAGTTTGGTGCGATGATTGAAGTCCCTGTTTTATTATGGCAATTAGATGAACTGATGACGGAAGTGGATTTTGTTTCTGTTGGTTCCAATGATCTTTTCCAATTTTCTATGGCAGTTGATCGTAATAATCCCAGAATTTCTGAACGGTTTGATTTTTTAGGGCGTCCATTCTTAAGGATACTTCGTGATATTGTACAAGCTGGTGTTCGTAATAATACACACGTAAATTTGTGTGGGGAAATGGCTGGTAAACCTATTTGTGCTATGGCGTTGATTGGTATAGGGTTTCGTTCTATTTCGATGTCTCCTGCTTCTATTAATTTGGTTAAGGCAATGTTATTAAATTTAGATGTTTGTAAATTGGAGAAATTATTAGAAAATGAGTTGAATGATCAATACCATAGTACAAATATGCGTGATATTTTGTCACGTTTTGCAATGAATGAAAATATACCTTTGTAG
- the prfA gene encoding peptide chain release factor 1 has product MFLLPFEKIHELKSRLSEIEMRMSGSLPVEEYIKLNSEYVNIKPIVEKIDSYDQKKEEEKNLLSVLSDQNIDQELKELVEIELCEIEKQKEILENEIKYLLLPKDADNEKSSILEIRSGTGGLEAALFVGDLFRMYERYSSLRKWKVELLSASEGDAGGYKEIIAAISGQGVFSRLKFESGVHRVQRVPMTEASGRVHTSAATVAVLPEAKDVDIDIAPEDIRIDTMRSSGAGGQHVNTTDSAVRITHIPSGIVVTSSEKSQHQNRLQAMKVLRARLYDIERRRLESERSAKRKAQVGSGDRSERIRTYNFSQGRVTDHRINLTLYKLDRMLEGDIDEMIDALLAEHQAEILVSLDK; this is encoded by the coding sequence TTGTTCCTTCTGCCTTTTGAGAAAATTCATGAGTTAAAAAGCCGTCTCTCTGAGATTGAAATGCGTATGTCTGGATCTCTTCCTGTTGAAGAATACATAAAATTGAATTCAGAATATGTAAATATAAAGCCTATAGTTGAGAAAATAGATTCTTATGATCAAAAAAAAGAAGAAGAGAAAAATCTTTTATCTGTCCTTTCTGATCAGAATATAGATCAAGAACTGAAAGAGTTGGTTGAAATTGAACTTTGTGAGATAGAAAAACAAAAAGAAATCCTTGAGAACGAGATCAAATATCTTTTGTTACCTAAAGATGCGGATAACGAAAAGAGTAGTATCCTTGAAATACGTTCTGGAACGGGTGGTTTAGAAGCTGCTTTATTCGTAGGGGATCTTTTCCGTATGTATGAACGCTATTCTTCATTACGTAAGTGGAAAGTTGAATTGCTGTCAGCGAGTGAAGGAGACGCAGGTGGGTATAAGGAAATTATTGCAGCAATTTCTGGACAGGGTGTTTTTTCTAGATTAAAATTTGAGTCTGGGGTGCATCGTGTGCAGCGTGTGCCAATGACAGAAGCAAGCGGAAGAGTTCATACTTCAGCAGCAACGGTGGCTGTTTTACCAGAGGCCAAGGATGTTGATATTGATATTGCTCCAGAAGATATTCGTATTGATACTATGCGGTCATCAGGAGCTGGAGGTCAACATGTCAATACTACAGATTCAGCGGTAAGGATTACACATATTCCTAGTGGAATAGTGGTTACTTCTTCTGAAAAATCACAACATCAGAACAGATTGCAGGCTATGAAAGTATTAAGAGCTCGTCTCTATGATATAGAGAGAAGACGTTTAGAAAGCGAAAGATCCGCTAAGCGTAAGGCTCAAGTTGGTTCAGGAGACCGTTCTGAGCGTATTCGTACTTATAATTTTTCTCAAGGTCGTGTTACTGATCACCGTATTAATTTGACGCTTTATAAACTTGATCGCATGTTGGAGGGTGATATTGATGAGATGATTGATGCTTTACTTGCGGAACATCAGGCAGAAATTTTAGTTAGTCTTGATAAATAA
- the prmC gene encoding peptide chain release factor N(5)-glutamine methyltransferase, which yields MPNTVKDCMVSVGRFLEAAGFNNGMIEARILLSSLTGFSLAQIIGCPDTVLEDKFLSVLEEAIYRRLKREPIYRILGWCEFYGLRLFLSPETLEPRPETELLVSNVLPYLQRIISRKGFARILDLGTGTGAICLALLKECPLSEGVGVDISFQALKFAKKNAIINNVQDRFSVIKSNWFSRVKGCFDVIVSNPPYIASNLIETLEPEVRKFDPLIALDGGLDGLYHYRIIADSVVKHLEKDGICAVEIGYNQKVDVLHVFENHKLSLLQNIQDYGKKDRILIFIPNISL from the coding sequence ATGCCCAATACAGTTAAAGACTGTATGGTATCGGTTGGGCGTTTTCTTGAAGCAGCAGGCTTTAATAATGGAATGATAGAAGCTCGCATTTTATTATCTAGCTTAACAGGGTTTTCTTTAGCTCAGATTATAGGGTGTCCAGATACTGTTCTAGAAGATAAGTTCTTATCTGTTTTAGAAGAGGCAATTTACCGTCGATTAAAGCGTGAGCCTATTTATCGTATTCTTGGATGGTGTGAGTTTTATGGATTGCGATTATTTCTTTCTCCCGAAACTCTTGAACCTCGGCCTGAAACAGAATTGCTTGTAAGTAATGTTTTACCATATCTTCAACGAATAATTTCTAGAAAAGGCTTTGCGCGTATTCTTGATTTAGGAACAGGAACTGGTGCAATTTGTCTTGCATTATTAAAGGAGTGTCCATTATCTGAAGGAGTAGGTGTTGATATTTCTTTTCAAGCACTGAAGTTTGCAAAAAAAAATGCTATTATCAATAATGTTCAGGACCGTTTCTCAGTGATTAAAAGCAATTGGTTTTCCAGGGTTAAGGGATGTTTTGATGTTATCGTCTCAAATCCGCCCTATATTGCTTCTAACCTTATTGAAACTCTTGAGCCTGAAGTAAGAAAATTTGATCCACTTATTGCTTTGGATGGTGGGTTAGATGGTTTGTATCATTATCGTATTATTGCTGATAGTGTTGTTAAGCACTTGGAAAAAGATGGTATTTGTGCGGTAGAGATTGGTTATAATCAAAAGGTAGACGTTTTGCATGTTTTTGAGAATCATAAATTATCCTTGTTACAAAATATTCAGGATTATGGAAAAAAAGATAGAATATTGATATTCATTCCTAACATTAGTTTGTAA
- a CDS encoding DUF4167 domain-containing protein produces the protein MRPGQQQHKRSRGRSSNNSNSGNFNRKNLNPLTRSYDSSGPDIKIRGTAQHIAEKYSALARDAMSAGDYVMAENHFQHAEHYNRIIAIAQSQIHERIKRDERVDSLESEEKRSLGLENEVNHSEVELVEPISILPITEKNKMIEANSPQPIIEGFSFEVSKAEKEVLTKRVTNMRRRKSVVRSSNKSNQNSSSENSEMGSSVEESSVLEV, from the coding sequence ATGAGGCCAGGACAACAGCAGCATAAGCGTAGTCGCGGGCGTAGCTCGAATAACAGCAACAGTGGAAATTTTAATCGTAAAAATCTTAATCCACTAACGCGTAGTTATGATAGCTCCGGCCCTGATATAAAAATTCGTGGAACCGCTCAGCATATCGCTGAAAAATATTCAGCGCTTGCTCGCGATGCAATGAGTGCAGGTGATTATGTAATGGCAGAGAATCATTTTCAGCATGCAGAGCATTACAATCGTATTATTGCCATTGCTCAATCTCAAATACATGAGCGGATAAAACGTGATGAACGTGTAGATTCTTTAGAAAGTGAAGAAAAAAGATCATTGGGGTTAGAGAATGAAGTAAACCATTCGGAAGTTGAATTGGTAGAACCTATATCTATTTTGCCAATAACAGAAAAAAATAAAATGATTGAAGCAAATAGCCCTCAGCCGATAATTGAAGGATTTTCTTTTGAAGTTTCTAAAGCAGAAAAAGAGGTTCTTACGAAAAGGGTTACTAATATGCGTCGCCGTAAATCTGTAGTTAGGTCATCCAATAAATCTAATCAAAATAGCTCATCAGAAAATTCTGAAATGGGTTCTTCTGTTGAAGAAAGTTCTGTTTTGGAAGTATGA
- the clpB gene encoding ATP-dependent chaperone ClpB, translating to MDIAKYSELVRSYLQTSQTYALEQGHQQLIPEHILYVMLEDSQGMASLLIERAGGDIKKLSTCNKAILSKLPKITGSDVQVYISQNLVTLFSKAEEISKKAGDSFVTVERLLLAMASPKSSLAQLLKDSGITFDNLNKVINEIRKGRVADSANAEERFDSLKKYARDLTVEAREGKLDPVIGRDDEIRRTIQVLSRRTKNNPVLIGEPGVGKTAIVEGLALRIINGDVPETLKDKKLMALDMGALIAGTKMRGEFEERLKALLNEIQSENGGVILFIDEMHTLVGAGKADGAMDASNLLKPALARGELHCIGATTLDEYRKHVEKDPALARRFQSVIVDEPTVEDTISILRGLKERYEQHHKVRISDSSLVAAATLSNRYITDRFLPDKAIDLMDEAASRVRIQVDSKPEKLDELDRRIIQLKIEKEALKKERDSSSADRLNILEKELVTLEEQAHILTVRWQADKRKLVYAADLKKRLEAMRNELAIAQRNGEFQRAGELSYGLIPELEKELKAAESKDNETSAMIQEVVTADNIASVVSRWTGIPVDKMLESDRAKFLSMEDELAKSVIGQDIAVKAVSNAVRRSRAGLQDPNRPLGSFIFLGPTGVGKTELTKTLAKFMFDSDLAMVRIDMSEYMEKHSVARLIGAPPGYVGYEEGGSLTEAVRRRPYQVILFDEIEKAHSDVFNILLQVLDEGRLTDGQGRTVDFRNTMIIMTSNLGAEYLVEANDDDIDQKLQDQVMEVVRSSFRPEFLNRIDEIILFQRLRKSEIGKIVNIQLNRIFSLLSERKVSIHLDSQVIDWLSERGYDPVYGARPLKRIIQRYVQDPLAEKILSNSIPDGASIKVSVGSDRLNFQVFDSTYENSKEEFSTA from the coding sequence ATGGATATAGCTAAATATTCAGAGCTTGTACGTAGTTATTTACAGACTTCTCAGACTTATGCTTTAGAACAAGGACATCAACAACTTATTCCAGAACATATTTTGTATGTTATGCTTGAAGATTCTCAAGGAATGGCATCATTACTAATAGAACGTGCTGGTGGTGATATAAAAAAATTAAGCACTTGTAATAAGGCCATACTTTCTAAATTACCTAAAATTACAGGAAGTGACGTTCAGGTTTATATTTCTCAAAATTTAGTAACTCTTTTTTCCAAAGCGGAAGAAATTTCTAAAAAAGCTGGAGATAGTTTTGTAACTGTTGAGAGGCTCTTGCTGGCGATGGCATCTCCAAAGAGTTCTTTAGCTCAATTGCTTAAAGATTCTGGAATAACCTTTGATAATCTTAATAAAGTGATTAATGAGATAAGAAAAGGGCGTGTTGCGGATTCAGCTAATGCAGAAGAACGTTTTGATTCTTTAAAAAAATATGCAAGGGATCTCACAGTAGAAGCCAGGGAAGGAAAGCTTGATCCTGTAATAGGTCGTGATGATGAAATACGTCGTACGATTCAAGTTTTATCTAGAAGAACAAAGAATAATCCTGTCCTTATAGGAGAGCCTGGTGTTGGAAAAACTGCTATCGTTGAAGGTTTGGCGTTGCGTATTATTAATGGTGATGTCCCTGAAACTTTGAAAGATAAAAAATTGATGGCGCTAGATATGGGCGCTTTAATTGCAGGCACAAAAATGAGAGGAGAATTTGAGGAAAGATTAAAGGCTCTTCTTAATGAAATTCAGTCCGAGAATGGCGGTGTTATACTTTTTATTGACGAGATGCATACATTAGTTGGTGCTGGTAAGGCAGATGGTGCTATGGATGCTTCTAATTTGCTTAAGCCTGCTTTAGCGCGTGGTGAGCTTCATTGTATCGGTGCTACAACATTAGATGAATATCGTAAGCATGTAGAAAAGGATCCGGCTCTTGCTCGGAGATTCCAATCTGTAATAGTTGATGAGCCTACTGTTGAAGATACGATATCTATTTTGCGAGGCCTTAAAGAGAGGTATGAGCAACATCATAAGGTTCGGATTTCAGATTCTTCTTTAGTTGCAGCAGCAACTTTGTCTAACCGTTATATTACCGATCGCTTTTTACCAGATAAAGCTATTGATTTGATGGATGAAGCTGCTTCTCGTGTTCGTATCCAGGTTGATTCTAAGCCTGAAAAACTCGATGAATTGGATCGTCGAATTATACAGCTTAAAATTGAAAAAGAGGCTTTAAAGAAGGAAAGGGATTCTTCTTCTGCAGATAGGCTTAACATTTTAGAAAAAGAGCTTGTTACTTTAGAAGAGCAAGCTCATATTTTAACGGTGCGTTGGCAAGCCGATAAGAGAAAGCTTGTTTATGCCGCTGATCTTAAAAAGCGTTTGGAAGCTATGCGTAATGAGCTAGCTATAGCTCAACGTAATGGGGAATTTCAGCGTGCTGGAGAGCTTTCTTATGGTTTGATACCAGAGTTGGAAAAAGAGTTAAAAGCAGCTGAATCAAAAGATAATGAGACGTCAGCTATGATTCAGGAGGTTGTAACAGCGGATAATATTGCTAGCGTTGTTTCACGGTGGACAGGTATCCCTGTAGATAAGATGTTGGAAAGTGATCGTGCTAAATTTCTTAGTATGGAAGATGAACTTGCCAAGTCAGTAATTGGTCAAGATATCGCTGTTAAGGCCGTTTCAAATGCGGTACGTCGTTCTCGAGCTGGTTTGCAAGATCCTAATCGCCCTTTAGGGTCATTTATTTTTCTTGGTCCGACAGGTGTTGGTAAAACTGAACTTACGAAGACTTTAGCAAAATTCATGTTTGATTCTGATTTGGCTATGGTTAGGATTGATATGTCTGAATATATGGAGAAGCATTCAGTAGCGCGTCTTATTGGTGCTCCTCCTGGTTATGTTGGGTATGAAGAAGGGGGATCATTAACTGAAGCTGTTCGTAGGCGTCCTTATCAAGTTATATTGTTTGATGAAATTGAAAAAGCCCATTCCGATGTATTTAATATTTTGCTTCAGGTGTTAGATGAAGGAAGGCTCACAGATGGCCAGGGTCGTACTGTGGATTTTCGTAATACAATGATTATTATGACCTCTAATTTGGGTGCAGAGTACTTAGTAGAGGCTAATGATGATGATATTGATCAAAAATTGCAAGATCAGGTAATGGAAGTGGTGCGATCTTCTTTTAGGCCTGAGTTTTTAAATCGTATTGATGAAATTATCTTGTTTCAGCGTTTGCGTAAGTCAGAAATAGGAAAAATTGTAAACATTCAACTTAATAGGATTTTTTCTCTTCTTTCAGAGAGAAAGGTCTCCATACATTTAGATAGCCAAGTGATCGATTGGTTGTCTGAACGCGGCTATGACCCTGTTTATGGTGCTAGGCCTTTAAAAAGAATTATACAAAGATATGTTCAGGATCCGTTAGCTGAAAAAATTCTATCTAATAGCATCCCGGATGGTGCATCTATTAAAGTTTCTGTAGGATCAGATCGGCTTAATTTTCAAGTTTTCGATTCAACATATGAAAATTCTAAGGAGGAATTTTCAACAGCTTAG
- a CDS encoding M23 family metallopeptidase, whose amino-acid sequence MGAALFTALNGHQKIARPAKEYSNLNNESLNQIDKAKRGGRLSSYPINNKNSDKFTIEVPTLVKDTEKETLKKVPFTYIKMNLATESIKYKDKEDYPKFDPINIFSSGESIKPQTTLYDAEIKSEVSIKKSDFPQDISNITLDEEMPINEIEKAVREKSSAFTNSDIQLSMLYYAEDPENFSIENDSELPTATKARIIEENKTITASQMSTPDTSDLTDNLIRVPNNITIANAIANAGYATIDTKDVIKTLEEQLHFTELKKGNILRIATIEKGEHAKIIRVSIYESEKHILTVALNDNGKFVIGSEPASKLSLDDDTTPILPSNMDLPNIYDAVWRSSLSSGLNNNLVQLIIKLLANSVDLKSQLKQSDYIEVFFTDTSESELLYANVHCGNTQTHFYRFQNPQDKSIDYFDENGKRIRPFLLRSPVPGARITSGFGARVHPILGYTRMHTGVDWAAPRGTPILAVGDGVVEKAGWAGGYGKQTIIRHGNGYLSSYNHQNNIAKNIKVGGRVKQGQVIGWIGTTGLSTGPHLHYELIVNQTKVDSTKIRLPGGDPVPTKFLNHFKSEVKRINALIKNGEKSRKLASR is encoded by the coding sequence ATGGGTGCAGCCCTTTTTACTGCCCTCAATGGACACCAAAAAATTGCAAGACCAGCAAAAGAATATTCAAATCTCAATAATGAATCTTTAAATCAAATAGATAAAGCTAAGAGAGGCGGACGCCTCTCGTCTTATCCCATAAATAATAAAAATTCAGATAAATTTACTATAGAAGTACCAACTCTTGTTAAGGATACCGAGAAAGAAACTTTAAAAAAAGTACCATTCACTTATATCAAAATGAATCTTGCAACAGAATCAATAAAATATAAAGACAAAGAAGATTATCCTAAATTCGATCCTATTAATATTTTCTCTAGCGGAGAATCAATAAAACCCCAAACCACTCTTTATGATGCAGAAATAAAATCAGAAGTAAGCATTAAAAAATCAGACTTTCCTCAAGATATTAGCAATATAACCTTAGACGAAGAAATGCCAATCAATGAAATAGAAAAGGCCGTACGAGAAAAAAGCTCTGCTTTTACTAACAGTGATATCCAATTATCTATGCTTTATTATGCAGAAGATCCTGAAAATTTTTCTATAGAAAATGACTCAGAATTACCTACCGCGACAAAAGCACGAATTATTGAAGAAAATAAAACCATTACAGCTTCTCAAATGTCAACACCAGATACTTCTGATTTAACTGACAATTTAATTCGAGTTCCCAACAATATTACAATTGCCAATGCTATAGCGAATGCAGGATATGCAACTATTGACACTAAGGATGTCATAAAAACTTTGGAAGAACAACTTCACTTTACTGAATTAAAAAAAGGCAACATATTAAGAATTGCTACCATTGAAAAAGGTGAGCATGCAAAAATAATTCGGGTAAGTATTTACGAATCAGAAAAACACATTCTTACAGTTGCACTTAACGATAATGGTAAATTTGTTATAGGCTCTGAACCTGCTAGTAAGCTTAGCTTAGATGATGATACTACTCCTATCCTTCCTTCAAACATGGATTTGCCCAATATTTATGACGCTGTCTGGCGTTCTTCACTATCGTCTGGATTAAATAACAATCTTGTACAATTAATCATCAAGCTCTTAGCAAACAGTGTTGATTTGAAGTCTCAATTAAAGCAAAGTGATTATATTGAGGTATTTTTTACTGATACATCCGAATCTGAGTTGCTCTATGCAAATGTTCATTGCGGGAATACTCAAACTCATTTTTATCGTTTTCAAAATCCTCAAGATAAATCGATTGATTACTTCGACGAAAATGGAAAAAGAATACGACCATTTTTACTTCGCAGTCCAGTTCCAGGAGCACGAATAACATCTGGATTTGGCGCACGAGTTCACCCAATCTTAGGGTATACCCGTATGCATACAGGTGTAGATTGGGCAGCACCACGCGGTACCCCAATTCTTGCTGTCGGAGATGGTGTTGTTGAAAAAGCAGGCTGGGCAGGTGGTTATGGGAAACAAACAATAATTAGACACGGCAATGGATATCTTTCTTCTTATAATCATCAAAATAACATTGCAAAAAATATTAAAGTAGGAGGACGTGTTAAACAAGGTCAAGTGATTGGCTGGATTGGTACAACTGGACTTTCAACAGGACCGCATTTACATTATGAATTAATTGTGAACCAAACCAAAGTAGACTCTACAAAAATTAGACTACCAGGAGGGGACCCTGTACCTACAAAATTCCTTAATCATTTCAAATCAGAAGTAAAAAGAATTAACGCTCTCATAAAAAACGGAGAAAAATCAAGAAAATTAGCAAGTCGTTAG